A single Pseudomonas sp. HN11 DNA region contains:
- a CDS encoding extracellular solute-binding protein — protein MMLRDTHLKTSLLRGLTITLLGLTLLSPTAYSADKVSLTLYNGQHKEVGDELAKAFEAKTGIHVNVRKGSSNQLASQVVEEGDRSPADVIYTEESPPLNKLGEQGLLAKIDASTLDVLPKDYVGANGDWMGVTARTRVVAFNPKLIAEKDLPNSVLDFAGPEWQGKVGFVPTSGAFQEQAVAIIKLHGREAAEEWLTGLRAFGKVYSNNMVALKAVENGEVATVLVNNYYWFALKKEKTNLDSQLHYFTNGDAGGLITVSSAAALKSSKHPKEAQQLLAFMASEEGQRVITNTSAEYPLRKGMESNRGLKPFSELQPPKVTPADLGNAEEALDLERDVGLN, from the coding sequence ATGATGCTCCGCGATACCCATCTCAAGACATCCCTTCTGCGTGGCCTGACCATCACTCTGCTCGGCCTGACCCTGCTCTCGCCCACTGCCTATTCCGCCGACAAGGTTTCCCTGACCCTGTACAACGGCCAGCATAAAGAAGTCGGCGATGAACTCGCCAAGGCCTTCGAAGCCAAGACCGGCATCCACGTCAACGTGCGCAAAGGCAGCAGTAACCAGCTCGCCAGCCAAGTCGTGGAAGAAGGCGATCGCTCGCCTGCCGACGTGATCTACACCGAAGAATCGCCACCGCTGAACAAACTCGGCGAACAAGGCCTGCTGGCCAAGATCGACGCCAGCACTCTCGATGTATTGCCCAAGGATTATGTCGGCGCCAATGGCGACTGGATGGGCGTGACCGCGCGCACCCGCGTCGTGGCGTTCAACCCGAAATTGATCGCGGAAAAAGACCTACCCAACTCGGTACTGGATTTTGCCGGTCCCGAGTGGCAAGGCAAGGTCGGCTTCGTGCCGACCAGCGGGGCCTTCCAGGAACAGGCCGTGGCGATCATCAAACTGCACGGTCGCGAAGCGGCTGAAGAATGGCTGACCGGCCTGCGCGCCTTCGGCAAGGTGTACAGCAACAACATGGTTGCGCTGAAAGCCGTCGAAAACGGCGAAGTGGCCACCGTATTGGTGAACAACTACTACTGGTTCGCCTTGAAGAAAGAAAAGACCAACCTGGATTCCCAACTGCACTACTTCACCAATGGCGACGCCGGCGGCTTGATCACGGTGTCTTCGGCTGCGGCGCTGAAATCCAGCAAGCATCCCAAGGAAGCCCAGCAATTGCTCGCATTCATGGCCAGTGAAGAAGGCCAGCGCGTGATCACCAACACCTCGGCCGAATACCCGCTGCGCAAGGGTATGGAATCGAACCGCGGCCTGAAGCCTTTCAGCGAGCTGCAACCGCCGAAAGTCACCCCAGCGGACCTGGGCAACGCCGAAGAAGCCCTGGACCTGGAACGTGACGTTGGCTTGAACTGA
- the rnr gene encoding ribonuclease R, which produces MADWQSLDPEAAREAEKYENPIPSRELILAHLADRGSPASREQLVEEFGLTTEDQLEALRRRLRAMERDAQLIYTRRGTYAPVDKLDLILGRIAGHRDGFGFLIPDDGSDDLFMSPAQMRLVFDGDRALARVCGLDRRGRREGVIVEVVSRAHESIVGRYFEEGGIGFVVPDNPKVQQEVLITPGRNGAAKVGQFVEVKITHWPTARFQPQGDIVEVVGNYMAPGMEIDVALRTYDIPHVWPEAVLKEAGKLKPEVEEKDKEKRIDLRHLPFVTIDGEDARDFDDAVYCEAKPGKLRLFSGGWKLFVAIADVSSYVKIGSALDNEAQVRGNSVYFPERVIPMLPEQLSNGLCSLNPKVDRLAMVCEMTISKTGEMTDYQFYEAVIHSQARLTYNKVSTILETPKTSEAKALRSEYAGVVPHLKQLYALYKVLLGARHTRGAIDFETQETRIVFGSERKIAAITPTTRNDAHKLIEECMLAANVATAEFLKKHEIPALYRVHDGPPPERLEKLRAFLGELGLSLHKGKDGPTPKDYQALLASIKDRPDYHVIQTVMLRSLSQAVYSADNQGHFGLNYEAYTHFTSPIRRYPDLLTHRAIRSVIHSKQNTPHVKRAGAMTIPKARIYPYDEAALEQLGEQCSMSERRADEATRDVVNWLKCEFMKDRVGETFPGVITAVTGFGLFVELTDIYVEGLVHVTALPGDYYHFDPVHHRLAGERTGRSFRLGDTVEVQVMRVDLDERKIDFGMSDKPAESPGNRKKRGSEPTSKGKAAPAKAAAAEPAPAKAGRRSSTKEKAPEAYRPSDAAAKNAELRKSRELKQQLLNEAKSGGKAASGGKSRGAENPSSKPSKHRKGPPKAGSAPAKSGGSRKPKAKS; this is translated from the coding sequence ATGGCCGATTGGCAGTCCCTCGATCCCGAGGCCGCTCGTGAAGCGGAAAAATATGAAAACCCTATTCCTAGCCGCGAACTGATCCTGGCGCACCTCGCCGATCGGGGTTCGCCTGCTAGCCGTGAGCAGTTGGTTGAAGAGTTCGGTCTGACCACCGAAGACCAGCTCGAAGCCCTGCGCCGCCGTTTGCGTGCCATGGAGCGCGACGCTCAACTGATCTACACCCGCCGTGGCACCTACGCGCCTGTGGATAAGCTCGACCTGATCCTGGGCCGCATTGCTGGTCACCGAGACGGTTTCGGCTTCCTGATCCCGGACGACGGCAGCGATGACCTGTTCATGAGCCCGGCGCAAATGCGCCTGGTGTTCGATGGCGACCGTGCTCTGGCACGCGTTTGCGGCCTGGATCGGCGCGGTCGTCGTGAAGGCGTGATCGTCGAAGTGGTGTCCCGTGCCCACGAGTCCATCGTCGGCCGTTACTTCGAAGAAGGCGGCATCGGCTTTGTCGTGCCGGATAACCCGAAGGTCCAGCAGGAAGTGCTGATCACCCCGGGTCGCAACGGTGCCGCCAAGGTCGGCCAGTTCGTCGAGGTGAAAATCACCCATTGGCCAACGGCGCGCTTCCAGCCGCAAGGCGACATTGTTGAAGTGGTCGGCAATTACATGGCGCCGGGCATGGAAATCGACGTTGCCCTGCGCACCTACGATATTCCTCATGTCTGGCCTGAGGCTGTGCTCAAAGAAGCCGGCAAGCTCAAGCCTGAAGTGGAAGAGAAAGACAAAGAAAAACGCATCGACCTGCGCCATCTGCCGTTCGTCACCATCGACGGCGAAGACGCCCGCGACTTTGACGATGCGGTTTACTGCGAAGCCAAACCCGGCAAGCTGCGCCTGTTCTCCGGTGGTTGGAAGTTGTTCGTCGCGATTGCCGACGTGTCCAGCTACGTGAAAATCGGTTCTGCCCTGGATAACGAAGCTCAGGTGCGCGGCAACTCCGTGTACTTCCCTGAGCGCGTGATCCCGATGCTGCCTGAGCAGCTGTCCAACGGCCTGTGCTCCCTGAACCCGAAAGTCGATCGTTTGGCCATGGTGTGCGAGATGACCATCTCGAAAACCGGCGAAATGACCGACTACCAGTTCTATGAGGCGGTGATCCACTCCCAGGCGCGTCTGACCTACAACAAGGTCAGCACCATCCTGGAAACGCCGAAGACCAGCGAAGCCAAAGCCCTGCGTAGCGAATACGCTGGCGTAGTGCCGCACCTCAAGCAGCTTTACGCACTGTACAAGGTGTTGCTGGGCGCACGTCATACCCGTGGCGCAATCGATTTTGAAACCCAGGAAACCCGGATTGTCTTCGGTTCCGAGCGCAAGATCGCCGCGATTACCCCGACCACGCGTAACGATGCACACAAGCTGATCGAGGAATGCATGCTGGCGGCCAACGTGGCCACCGCCGAATTCCTGAAGAAGCATGAGATTCCAGCCTTGTACCGCGTGCACGACGGCCCGCCGCCGGAGCGCCTGGAAAAACTGCGCGCGTTCCTTGGCGAGCTCGGCCTGTCCCTGCACAAAGGCAAGGACGGCCCGACGCCGAAGGATTACCAGGCATTGCTGGCAAGCATCAAGGACCGTCCGGATTACCACGTGATCCAGACCGTCATGCTGCGCTCTCTGAGCCAGGCGGTGTACAGCGCTGATAATCAGGGCCATTTCGGCCTGAATTACGAGGCGTACACCCACTTCACCTCACCGATCCGTCGTTACCCGGACCTGCTCACGCACCGCGCGATCCGCAGCGTGATCCACTCCAAGCAGAACACCCCGCACGTCAAGCGCGCCGGTGCCATGACCATTCCGAAAGCACGGATCTATCCGTACGACGAAGCGGCCCTGGAACAGCTGGGCGAGCAGTGTTCCATGAGCGAGCGCCGCGCTGACGAGGCCACCCGCGATGTGGTGAACTGGCTCAAGTGCGAATTCATGAAAGACCGCGTTGGCGAGACGTTCCCAGGCGTGATCACGGCCGTGACCGGTTTTGGTCTGTTTGTCGAACTGACCGACATCTACGTCGAAGGCCTGGTGCACGTCACCGCCTTGCCGGGTGACTACTACCACTTCGACCCTGTGCACCACCGTTTGGCGGGCGAGCGCACCGGTCGTAGCTTCCGTCTTGGCGATACCGTGGAAGTGCAGGTCATGCGCGTCGATCTCGACGAACGCAAGATCGACTTCGGCATGTCCGACAAGCCGGCCGAGTCGCCGGGCAACCGTAAAAAACGTGGCAGCGAACCGACCAGCAAAGGCAAGGCCGCGCCTGCTAAAGCAGCGGCCGCCGAGCCTGCACCCGCCAAGGCCGGCCGCCGCTCGTCGACCAAGGAAAAGGCTCCCGAAGCCTACCGTCCAAGCGACGCTGCGGCGAAAAACGCCGAGCTGCGCAAGAGCCGCGAGTTGAAGCAGCAGTTGCTCAACGAAGCCAAAAGCGGTGGTAAAGCGGCGTCTGGGGGAAAGTCCCGCGGGGCCGAAAATCCGTCGAGCAAGCCAAGTAAACACCGTAAAGGCCCGCCCAAAGCGGGTTCGGCCCCCGCGAAAAGCGGCGGGTCGCGCAAACCTAAGGCCAAGTCATGA
- the rlmB gene encoding 23S rRNA (guanosine(2251)-2'-O)-methyltransferase RlmB: MSLEKIYGVHAVEALLRHHPKRVKQVWLAEGRSEPRVQALVELATQNKVAIGQAERREMDVWVEGVHQGVVADVSPSQVWGEAMLDELLDRTEGAPLLLVLDGVTDPHNLGACLRSADAAGALAVIVPKDKSATLTPVVRKVACGAAEVIPLVAVTNLARTLEKLQQRGLWVVGTAGEAEVSIYDQDLTGPTILIMGAEGKGMRRLTREHCDYLVHLPMAGSVSSLNVSVATGVCLFEARRQRGAKKVVASRKS, from the coding sequence ATGAGTCTGGAAAAAATCTACGGCGTTCACGCCGTAGAGGCACTGCTGCGTCACCATCCTAAACGCGTCAAGCAAGTGTGGCTGGCCGAAGGCCGCAGCGAGCCGCGCGTGCAAGCGCTGGTTGAACTGGCCACCCAAAACAAGGTTGCCATCGGTCAGGCCGAGCGTCGTGAGATGGACGTGTGGGTCGAAGGCGTCCACCAGGGCGTGGTCGCGGACGTCAGCCCGAGCCAGGTCTGGGGCGAGGCGATGCTCGACGAGTTGCTCGACCGTACCGAAGGTGCGCCGTTGCTGCTGGTGCTGGACGGCGTGACCGATCCGCACAACCTCGGTGCCTGCCTGCGTTCGGCGGACGCTGCCGGCGCGCTGGCGGTGATCGTGCCTAAAGACAAGTCGGCAACCCTGACGCCAGTTGTGCGTAAAGTAGCCTGTGGTGCGGCGGAAGTGATTCCGCTGGTGGCCGTGACCAACCTGGCGCGCACTCTTGAGAAGCTCCAGCAGCGCGGCCTGTGGGTCGTGGGCACGGCAGGCGAGGCCGAGGTCAGTATTTATGACCAAGACCTCACCGGCCCGACCATCCTGATCATGGGCGCCGAAGGCAAAGGCATGCGTCGCCTGACCCGCGAGCATTGCGATTACCTGGTGCATCTGCCGATGGCCGGTAGCGTCAGCAGCCTCAACGTGTCAGTTGCCACTGGCGTCTGCCTGTTTGAAGCCCGGCGCCAGCGCGGTGCCAAAAAGGTAGTCGCTTCGCGCAAGTCTTAA
- the rpsF gene encoding 30S ribosomal protein S6 codes for MRHYEIIFLVHPDQSEQVGGMVERYTKLIEEDGGKIHRLEDWGRRQLAYAINNVHKAHYVMLNVECTGKALAELEDNFRYNDAVIRNLVIRREEAVTGQSEMLKAEENRSERRERRDRPEHEGADSADSDDSDNSDNADE; via the coding sequence ATGCGTCATTACGAAATCATCTTTTTGGTCCACCCGGATCAAAGCGAGCAAGTCGGCGGCATGGTTGAGCGTTACACCAAGCTGATCGAAGAAGACGGCGGCAAAATCCACCGTCTGGAAGATTGGGGCCGTCGTCAACTGGCCTACGCAATCAACAATGTTCACAAGGCTCACTACGTGATGCTGAACGTTGAGTGCACTGGCAAGGCCCTGGCCGAGCTGGAAGACAACTTCCGCTACAACGATGCAGTGATCCGTAACCTGGTCATCCGTCGCGAAGAAGCCGTTACCGGCCAATCCGAGATGCTCAAGGCTGAAGAAAACCGCAGTGAGCGCCGTGAGCGTCGCGACCGTCCTGAGCACGAAGGCGCTGATAGCGCTGATAGTGATGACAGCGACAACAGCGATAACGCTGACGAGTAA
- the rpsR gene encoding 30S ribosomal protein S18 produces MARFFRRRKFCRFTAEDVKEIDYKDLNTLKAYVSETGKIVPSRITGTKARYQRQLATAIKRARFLALLAYTDSHGR; encoded by the coding sequence ATGGCACGTTTCTTCCGTCGTCGTAAATTCTGCCGCTTCACCGCTGAAGACGTGAAAGAGATCGATTACAAAGATCTCAACACTCTGAAAGCCTACGTATCCGAGACCGGCAAAATCGTTCCAAGCCGTATCACCGGTACCAAAGCACGTTATCAGCGTCAGCTGGCCACCGCTATCAAGCGCGCCCGCTTCCTGGCCCTGCTGGCCTACACCGACAGCCACGGCCGCTGA
- the rplI gene encoding 50S ribosomal protein L9 produces the protein MQLILLEKVANLGNLGDKVNVKAGYGRNYLLPYGKATAATAANLAAFEERRAELEKAAADKKASAETRAAQLAELEVTITATAGDEGKLFGSIGTHDIADALTASGVEVQKSEVRLPNGTIRNVGEFDVAVHLHAEVEATVRVVVVAA, from the coding sequence ATGCAACTGATCCTTCTGGAAAAAGTCGCCAACCTGGGCAACCTGGGCGACAAAGTGAACGTTAAGGCCGGTTACGGTCGTAACTACCTGCTGCCATACGGCAAAGCCACCGCTGCAACCGCTGCCAACCTGGCCGCGTTTGAAGAGCGTCGTGCTGAGCTGGAAAAAGCAGCAGCAGACAAAAAAGCTTCGGCCGAAACTCGCGCTGCCCAACTGGCTGAGCTGGAAGTGACTATCACTGCCACTGCCGGTGACGAAGGCAAACTGTTCGGTTCGATCGGCACCCACGACATCGCTGATGCACTGACCGCCTCCGGCGTTGAAGTGCAGAAGAGCGAAGTTCGTCTGCCGAACGGCACCATCCGCAACGTAGGCGAATTCGACGTAGCCGTGCATCTGCACGCCGAAGTTGAAGCCACCGTACGCGTTGTCGTGGTAGCAGCTTAA
- the dnaB gene encoding replicative DNA helicase, with translation MNDISAPEQYDLQTAALKVPPHSIEAEQAVLGGLMLDNNAWERVLDQVSDGDFYRHDHRLIFRAIAKLADQNSPIDVVTLAEQLDKEGQTSQVGGLGYLGELAKNTPSVANIKAYAQIVRQRATLRQLIGISTEIADSAFNPEGRTAEEILDEAERQIFQIAEARPKTGGPVGVNELLTKAIDRIDTLFNTDAAITGISTGYADLDEKTSGLQPSDLIIVAGRPSMGKTTFAMNLVENAVLRSDKTVLVYSLEMPGESLIMRMLSSLGRIDQTKVRSGQLDDDDWPRLTSAVNLLNDRKLFIDDTAGISPSEMRARTRRLAREHGDIALIMIDYLQLMQIPGSSGDSRTNEISEISRSLKALAKEFNCPVVALSQLNRSLEQRPNKRPVNSDLRESGAIEQDADVIMFVYRDEVYHPETEHKGIAEIIIGKQRNGPIGFIRLAFIGKYTRFENLAPGSYNFDDDE, from the coding sequence ATGAACGATATTTCAGCTCCTGAGCAATACGATCTGCAAACCGCTGCCCTGAAGGTGCCGCCGCATTCCATCGAGGCCGAACAGGCCGTGCTCGGTGGTTTGATGCTGGACAACAACGCCTGGGAACGCGTGCTGGATCAAGTCTCGGACGGTGACTTCTATCGCCATGACCACCGCCTGATTTTCCGCGCCATCGCCAAGCTGGCCGACCAGAACTCGCCGATCGACGTAGTGACCCTGGCCGAGCAGCTGGACAAGGAAGGCCAGACCTCCCAGGTCGGCGGCCTGGGTTACCTCGGTGAGCTTGCGAAAAACACGCCGTCCGTCGCCAACATCAAGGCCTATGCCCAGATCGTCCGCCAGCGGGCCACGCTGCGCCAGTTGATCGGCATCAGCACCGAGATCGCCGACAGCGCCTTCAACCCGGAAGGGCGCACGGCCGAAGAGATCCTCGATGAAGCCGAACGGCAGATCTTCCAGATCGCCGAGGCCCGCCCGAAAACCGGCGGCCCGGTAGGCGTCAACGAGCTGTTGACCAAGGCCATCGACCGTATCGACACGCTGTTCAACACCGACGCGGCCATCACCGGTATTTCCACCGGTTATGCCGACCTTGACGAAAAAACCAGCGGCTTGCAGCCTTCCGACTTGATCATCGTCGCCGGCCGTCCCTCCATGGGTAAGACCACCTTTGCGATGAACCTGGTGGAAAACGCCGTGTTGCGCAGCGACAAAACCGTCCTGGTGTACTCCCTGGAGATGCCAGGTGAATCGCTGATCATGCGGATGCTTTCGTCCCTGGGTCGTATCGACCAGACCAAAGTGCGTTCCGGCCAACTGGATGATGACGACTGGCCGCGCCTGACCTCGGCGGTCAACCTGCTCAATGACCGCAAGTTGTTCATCGACGACACCGCGGGCATCAGCCCTTCGGAGATGCGTGCGCGGACTCGCCGCCTGGCGCGTGAACATGGCGACATCGCGCTGATCATGATCGACTACCTGCAGTTGATGCAGATTCCGGGTTCCAGCGGTGACAGCCGGACCAACGAGATTTCCGAGATCTCCCGGTCCTTGAAAGCCCTGGCCAAAGAATTCAACTGCCCGGTGGTGGCGCTGTCCCAGCTCAACCGCTCCCTGGAACAACGTCCCAACAAGCGCCCGGTGAACTCCGACTTGCGGGAATCCGGAGCAATCGAGCAGGATGCTGACGTGATCATGTTCGTGTACCGCGACGAGGTGTATCACCCCGAGACCGAGCACAAGGGCATCGCCGAGATCATCATCGGCAAACAGCGGAACGGCCCCATCGGCTTTATCCGCCTGGCCTTCATCGGTAAGTACACCCGCTTCGAAAACCTCGCGCCAGGCAGCTACAACTTCGACGACGACGAATAG
- a CDS encoding YgiQ family radical SAM protein, giving the protein MQTAKPLFDYPKYWAECFGPAPFLPMSREEMDQLGWDSCDIIIVTGDAYVDHPSFGMAIIGRLLESQGFRVGIIAQPNWQSKDDFMKLGEPNLFFGVAAGNMDSMINRYTADKKIRSDDAYTPGGMAGKRPDRASLVYSQRCKEAYKNVPIVLGGIEASLRRIAHYDYWQDRVRNSILIDATADILLYGNAERAIVEVAQRLSWGHKIEDITDVRGTAFIRRDTPVGWYEVDSTRIDRPGKIDKIINPYVNTQDTQACAIEQEKGPVDDPEEAKVVQILASPRMTRDKTVIRLPSVEKVRGDAVLYAHANRVLHLETNPGNARALVQKHGEVDVWFNPPPIPMTTEEMDYVFGMPYARVPHPAYGKEKIPAYDMIRFSVNIMRGCFGGCTFCSITEHEGRIIQNRSEESIIREIEEIRDKVPGFTGVISDLGGPTANMYRIACKSPEIESACRKPSCVFPGICPNLNTDHSSLIQLYRSARALPGVKKILIASGLRYDLAVESPEYVKELVTHHVGGYLKIAPEHTEEGPLNQMMKPGIGSYDKFKRMFEKYTKEAGKEQYLIPYFIAAHPGTTDEDMMNLALWLKGNGFRADQVQAFYPSPMATATAMYHSGKNPLRKVTYKSDAVTIVKSEEQRRLHKAFLRYHDPKGWPMLREALTRMGRADLIGPGKDQLIPLHQPSTDSYQSARRKNSTPAGSHKVAKETTTKILTQHTGLPPRGSDGSNPWDKREQAKAAAQARNKQAAKERADAAKGKGGKPARKPVVPR; this is encoded by the coding sequence ATGCAAACAGCCAAGCCGTTATTTGACTATCCCAAGTACTGGGCCGAATGTTTCGGCCCAGCGCCATTCCTGCCGATGAGCAGGGAGGAGATGGATCAGCTTGGCTGGGATTCCTGTGACATCATCATCGTCACCGGTGATGCGTATGTTGACCACCCGTCATTCGGCATGGCGATCATCGGCCGGCTGTTGGAGTCCCAAGGCTTCCGCGTCGGGATCATTGCCCAGCCGAACTGGCAGTCCAAAGACGACTTCATGAAGCTCGGCGAGCCGAACCTGTTCTTCGGCGTCGCGGCCGGCAACATGGACTCGATGATCAACCGCTACACCGCCGATAAAAAGATCCGTTCCGACGACGCCTACACTCCTGGCGGCATGGCCGGCAAACGCCCGGACCGTGCGAGCCTGGTGTACAGCCAGCGTTGCAAGGAAGCCTACAAGAACGTGCCGATCGTGTTGGGTGGCATCGAAGCCTCCCTGCGCCGCATCGCCCACTATGACTACTGGCAGGACCGCGTGCGCAACTCGATCCTGATCGACGCCACCGCCGATATCCTGCTGTACGGCAACGCCGAACGCGCCATTGTCGAAGTTGCCCAGCGCCTGTCGTGGGGCCACAAGATCGAAGACATCACCGACGTGCGCGGCACCGCGTTCATTCGTCGCGACACGCCAGTGGGCTGGTATGAAGTGGACTCAACGCGTATCGACCGCCCGGGCAAGATCGACAAGATCATCAACCCGTACGTCAACACCCAGGACACCCAGGCTTGCGCCATCGAGCAAGAGAAGGGGCCGGTGGATGACCCGGAAGAAGCCAAGGTCGTACAGATCCTGGCCAGCCCGCGCATGACCCGCGACAAGACCGTGATCCGCCTGCCGTCGGTGGAAAAAGTCCGGGGTGACGCCGTGCTCTACGCCCACGCCAACCGCGTGTTGCACCTGGAAACCAACCCAGGCAACGCCCGCGCCCTGGTGCAGAAACACGGTGAAGTGGACGTGTGGTTCAACCCGCCGCCCATTCCGATGACCACCGAAGAAATGGACTACGTGTTCGGCATGCCTTACGCACGTGTCCCACACCCGGCGTATGGCAAGGAAAAGATCCCGGCCTACGACATGATCCGTTTCTCGGTGAACATCATGCGTGGCTGCTTTGGCGGCTGCACCTTCTGCTCGATCACCGAGCACGAAGGCCGCATCATCCAGAACCGTTCCGAAGAATCGATCATCCGCGAAATCGAAGAGATCCGTGACAAAGTGCCGGGCTTTACCGGCGTGATCTCCGACCTCGGCGGCCCAACCGCGAACATGTACCGCATCGCCTGCAAGAGCCCGGAAATCGAATCCGCGTGCCGTAAGCCGTCGTGCGTGTTCCCGGGCATCTGCCCGAACCTGAACACCGACCACTCGTCGCTGATCCAACTGTATCGCAGCGCCCGTGCGTTGCCGGGTGTGAAGAAAATCCTGATCGCTTCCGGCCTGCGCTATGACTTGGCCGTTGAGTCGCCGGAATATGTGAAAGAGCTGGTTACCCACCACGTCGGTGGCTACCTCAAGATTGCCCCGGAACACACCGAGGAAGGTCCGCTCAACCAGATGATGAAACCGGGCATTGGCAGCTATGACAAGTTCAAGCGCATGTTCGAGAAGTACACCAAGGAAGCGGGCAAGGAGCAGTACCTGATTCCTTACTTCATCGCCGCTCACCCCGGCACCACCGATGAAGACATGATGAACCTGGCCCTGTGGCTCAAGGGCAACGGTTTCCGTGCCGACCAGGTGCAGGCGTTCTACCCGTCGCCGATGGCCACCGCCACCGCGATGTACCACTCGGGCAAGAACCCACTGCGCAAGGTCACCTATAAGAGCGACGCGGTGACCATCGTCAAGAGCGAAGAGCAGCGCCGTCTGCACAAGGCGTTCCTGCGTTACCACGACCCGAAAGGCTGGCCAATGCTGCGTGAAGCACTGACCCGCATGGGCCGTGCCGACCTGATCGGGCCAGGCAAGGACCAACTGATCCCGCTGCACCAGCCGAGCACCGACAGCTACCAGAGCGCGCGTCGCAAGAACTCGACGCCGGCCGGCAGCCACAAGGTCGCCAAGGAAACCACCACGAAGATCCTCACCCAGCACACCGGCCTGCCACCGCGCGGCAGTGACGGCAGCAACCCGTGGGACAAACGTGAGCAAGCCAAGGCCGCCGCGCAGGCGCGCAACAAGCAGGCCGCCAAGGAGCGTGCCGATGCAGCCAAGGGTAAGGGCGGCAAACCTGCGCGCAAGCCGGTGGTGCCGCGTTGA
- a CDS encoding NAD synthetase — MGNPLAGIGMDSNRSQFMARQRIESQINLPRLFAAIDADPGIVGAGVVYIDADFNVITLREFKPICSIKPKRIILREAQKYIAPTQFAQHVVSNPRESRLIGEAVNTGISCLGAVISWAAIASGTILVPFSAGASSVIVVVGYAAAGASTLQCFNGIARTALEVAKPEVKDSLDSEGWYQNASIVLDAVSLAGVGASALTTVKLVRAAKASTGKSLRDVLRGLNRQERAKLTKELLSINHPSLTAKMIKLRQASGELTKRFTPTQLKHSTTTQIKDVLGASVGFGGSAYSGNVNTIAIGLYEEVSE; from the coding sequence ATGGGTAACCCCCTGGCCGGCATCGGCATGGACTCCAACCGCTCGCAGTTCATGGCGCGCCAGCGCATCGAAAGCCAGATCAACCTCCCGCGCCTGTTTGCGGCCATCGACGCCGATCCAGGTATCGTTGGCGCAGGCGTCGTATACATCGACGCCGACTTCAACGTCATTACCCTGCGCGAATTCAAGCCCATCTGCAGCATCAAGCCCAAGCGCATCATTTTGCGTGAAGCGCAGAAGTACATTGCGCCAACGCAGTTTGCTCAACATGTCGTGAGCAATCCTCGAGAGTCGCGACTGATTGGCGAAGCCGTGAATACCGGAATCTCCTGCTTGGGGGCGGTCATCAGTTGGGCTGCGATCGCCAGTGGAACCATTCTGGTGCCTTTCAGCGCTGGCGCCAGTTCCGTCATCGTTGTAGTGGGGTATGCGGCTGCCGGCGCGAGTACGCTTCAGTGCTTTAACGGCATTGCCCGAACAGCGCTGGAAGTCGCCAAACCTGAGGTCAAGGATTCGCTCGACAGTGAAGGCTGGTACCAGAATGCCTCCATCGTGCTGGACGCCGTATCACTGGCAGGCGTGGGCGCTTCGGCCTTGACGACGGTCAAGCTGGTCAGGGCCGCCAAAGCATCGACGGGCAAGAGCCTGCGTGATGTGCTTCGCGGTTTGAATCGCCAGGAAAGAGCCAAGCTGACGAAAGAGCTGCTGAGCATCAACCATCCCAGCTTGACCGCGAAGATGATCAAATTGAGGCAGGCGTCGGGCGAACTCACCAAGCGTTTCACCCCTACGCAGCTCAAGCACAGCACCACTACCCAGATAAAAGACGTCCTGGGCGCAAGCGTTGGGTTTGGCGGGAGTGCCTACTCCGGAAACGTCAACACCATCGCGATTGGACTCTACGAGGAGGTAAGCGAATGA